Proteins found in one Tissierellales bacterium genomic segment:
- a CDS encoding 2-oxoacid:ferredoxin oxidoreductase subunit beta, whose translation MTSQLIEKYARMEKLPHIWCPGCGHGIVMRSVMKAIDDLGLDTDKVCIVSGIGCSSRASGYMNFNTLHTTHGRALAFATGLKLANPELEVIVLTGDGDASAIGGNHLIHACRRNIGLTTVVFNNNIYGMTGGQYSPTTPTHEKGTTAPYGNIDRNFDLCNLAIGAGATYSGRSTVYHVDLLSSLIKKGIQNKGFSLVEAVSVCPTYYGRKNKKGSAVDMMNFLKDAAVRVEKAEKMEAEELKGKILIGEMFNGPQPEYAEEYLQLINRFQKER comes from the coding sequence ATGACTAGTCAATTGATTGAAAAATATGCTCGAATGGAAAAATTACCTCACATTTGGTGCCCAGGCTGTGGACACGGTATAGTAATGAGATCTGTGATGAAGGCTATAGATGATTTAGGATTAGATACTGACAAGGTATGTATAGTATCTGGGATAGGTTGTTCTTCAAGAGCCTCAGGATATATGAATTTCAACACACTTCATACAACTCATGGTAGAGCTCTTGCTTTTGCTACTGGCTTAAAACTTGCAAATCCCGAGCTTGAGGTCATAGTACTTACAGGTGATGGAGATGCATCGGCTATAGGCGGAAATCACTTAATACATGCGTGCAGAAGAAATATCGGACTTACAACTGTTGTATTTAATAATAATATATATGGTATGACTGGTGGACAATATTCACCTACTACACCAACTCATGAAAAAGGAACTACAGCTCCATACGGAAATATTGATAGAAATTTTGATCTTTGTAACCTGGCAATAGGTGCAGGAGCTACTTATTCTGGTAGATCGACTGTATACCATGTAGATTTATTGTCTAGTCTTATCAAGAAGGGTATCCAAAACAAGGGATTTTCTCTAGTCGAAGCGGTTAGTGTTTGTCCAACTTATTATGGACGTAAAAATAAAAAAGGTAGCGCTGTTGATATGATGAATTTCTTAAAAGATGCTGCAGTTAGAGTCGAGAAAGCTGAAAAGATGGAAGCAGAAGAACTTAAAGGAAAGATTTTAATTGGAGAAATGTTTAATGGACCTCAGCCAGAATATGCTGAAGAATATTTGCAACTGATCAATAGATTCCAAAAGGAGAGATAG
- a CDS encoding 2-oxoacid:acceptor oxidoreductase family protein, which translates to MCNQVEIRLSGSGGQGLILGGIILAEAALMDDKEAVQSQSYGPEARGGASKAEVIISDSEIHYPKVQKCDILLSLTQKSCDKYLSNLKENGTLIVDEAVELPDNTKKYDIYRMPILTTASEKIGRSMVANIVALGALNEITKVVSDESLERAILNRVPKGTEALNRKAFESGKEITQIRE; encoded by the coding sequence ATGTGTAATCAGGTTGAAATTAGATTAAGTGGTTCTGGTGGACAAGGACTAATTTTAGGTGGAATAATTTTAGCAGAAGCAGCACTCATGGATGATAAAGAAGCAGTTCAATCACAATCGTATGGACCAGAGGCCAGAGGCGGCGCAAGTAAAGCTGAAGTCATAATAAGTGATAGTGAGATTCACTATCCAAAAGTACAGAAATGTGATATATTGTTATCATTAACACAGAAGTCTTGTGACAAATATTTGTCAAATTTAAAAGAAAATGGTACACTAATAGTCGATGAAGCAGTTGAATTGCCAGATAATACAAAAAAATATGATATATATAGAATGCCTATATTGACAACAGCTAGTGAAAAAATTGGTAGAAGTATGGTTGCTAATATAGTGGCATTAGGGGCGTTAAATGAAATAACTAAAGTTGTTTCAGATGAGTCTTTAGAAAGAGCGATTCTCAACAGAGTGCCAAAGGGTACGGAGGCTTTGAATAGAAAGGCTTTTGAAAGTGGTAAAGAAATAACACAGATAAGGGAATGA
- a CDS encoding MurR/RpiR family transcriptional regulator, translating into MGDKNIDLIKMIQNKFQTLSKGQKLIAEFIMKSYDKAAFMTASKLGETVGVSESTVVRFANALGFMGYPELQKSLQQLIKSKLTTVQRISIADEYQSKGGFLKQVMQSDINNIRLTLDELDHSIFNQVVDKIGRAKRVYVLGLRSSTALAGYLGFYLNLILDNVNVVSFGLSDVLEQLIKVTEDDLLIVISYPRYSRKTIQALEFARSRNCEIIGITDSIISPIADLSTHALIAKSNMASFVDSLVGPMSLINALIVGVAVQKRETVENYFEILENVWDTYDVYEKEIER; encoded by the coding sequence ATGGGAGATAAAAATATTGATCTGATTAAAATGATTCAGAATAAATTTCAAACTTTGAGTAAAGGACAAAAGTTAATTGCTGAGTTCATAATGAAGAGTTATGATAAAGCGGCTTTTATGACAGCTTCTAAACTTGGTGAGACAGTGGGTGTAAGTGAATCGACTGTAGTCAGATTTGCAAATGCACTAGGTTTTATGGGATATCCAGAATTACAGAAATCACTGCAGCAGTTGATTAAGAGCAAACTTACTACAGTGCAGAGAATAAGTATTGCTGATGAGTATCAATCTAAAGGTGGTTTTTTAAAACAGGTAATGCAGTCTGATATAAATAATATTAGGCTTACTCTTGATGAACTTGATCATTCGATATTTAATCAAGTAGTGGATAAAATAGGTAGAGCTAAAAGAGTATATGTTTTAGGTTTAAGAAGTTCTACTGCGCTTGCTGGTTATTTGGGTTTTTACTTGAATTTAATACTAGACAATGTTAATGTTGTAAGTTTTGGTTTGAGTGATGTTTTAGAACAGCTTATAAAAGTAACCGAAGACGATTTGTTAATTGTAATAAGTTACCCGAGGTATTCTCGTAAAACTATACAAGCACTAGAATTTGCACGAAGTAGAAATTGTGAAATCATTGGTATTACAGATAGTATAATATCTCCGATAGCGGATTTATCTACTCACGCTCTTATAGCAAAGAGCAATATGGCTTCATTTGTTGATTCACTTGTAGGTCCAATGAGCTTAATAAATGCATTAATTGTTGGAGTTGCTGTGCAAAAACGTGAAACTGTAGAAAATTATTTTGAGATTTTGGAAAATGTTTGGGACACATATGATGTGTACGAAAAAGAAATAGAGCGATAG
- the aroH gene encoding chorismate mutase, producing the protein MISIRGAITTENNRETMLDDTENLLKEILVANDLEQEDIIQITFTATKDLDAVYPAVAARTLGIKQASLLCMQEMYVEGSLAKCIRVMVLAESDIKQRDVKHIYLKEAQSLRKDLVK; encoded by the coding sequence ATGATATCGATAAGAGGTGCAATAACCACTGAAAATAATCGAGAAACTATGTTAGATGATACAGAGAATTTATTGAAAGAAATACTAGTAGCTAATGATTTAGAGCAGGAAGATATTATTCAAATAACTTTCACTGCAACAAAAGATTTAGATGCAGTATATCCAGCTGTAGCAGCTCGTACACTAGGGATTAAGCAAGCTAGTTTGCTTTGCATGCAAGAAATGTATGTAGAGGGTAGTTTGGCTAAATGTATTAGGGTTATGGTTTTAGCAGAGTCAGATATTAAACAAAGAGATGTAAAGCATATTTATTTAAAAGAGGCTCAATCACTTCGAAAAGATTTGGTAAAATAG
- the cmk gene encoding (d)CMP kinase produces MQIAVDGPAGSGKSTISKMIANQLKFEYIDTGAMYRAITLKSMNQDIRPEEYDKLEQMLHDTDIDFKDGHIYLDGIAVDEAIRENKINQNVSNYAVIKFIRLWMVDIQRKIASNKDVIMDGRDIGSYVLPKAELKFFLTASAEERGKRRYKELTAKGVEIDLAQVIDEIKKRDHIDSTREFAPLKRAEGAIEIDTTFLDIEGVIEAILSYVNR; encoded by the coding sequence ATGCAGATAGCTGTAGATGGACCAGCGGGCTCTGGAAAAAGCACTATATCAAAAATGATTGCAAATCAGCTTAAATTTGAATACATTGATACAGGAGCTATGTATAGAGCTATAACTTTAAAGTCTATGAATCAAGATATAAGACCAGAAGAGTATGATAAACTTGAGCAAATGCTACATGATACAGATATAGATTTTAAAGATGGGCATATTTATTTAGATGGAATAGCTGTAGATGAAGCTATTCGCGAAAATAAAATCAACCAAAATGTATCTAATTATGCTGTTATAAAATTTATTAGATTGTGGATGGTTGATATTCAAAGGAAAATAGCATCAAATAAAGATGTTATAATGGATGGGCGAGATATAGGCTCATATGTTCTACCAAAAGCAGAGTTGAAATTTTTCTTAACTGCTAGTGCGGAAGAAAGAGGTAAAAGAAGGTATAAAGAATTAACTGCTAAAGGTGTAGAAATAGATTTAGCACAGGTAATTGATGAAATAAAAAAACGAGATCATATTGATTCAACTCGAGAATTTGCGCCACTTAAGAGAGCTGAGGGCGCTATAGAGATTGACACTACTTTTTTGGATATAGAAGGTGTCATAGAGGCAATATTGAGCTACGTAAATAGGTGA
- a CDS encoding 1-acyl-sn-glycerol-3-phosphate acyltransferase, translating to MSFYNFAKGVGKCLAAVFFKLEIEGKSNIPSGGGYVVCSNHIHVLDPIAIGLAFDREMYYLAKKELFKNKLFSKVLVSLGGIPIDREGTDLKAIKQSLKVLKNDEILFVFPEGTRNKTGEYIEPKQGVSVLAWKTKSKVVPVYIDAKKKYKLFSKVVVRIGEPIDYSDYFDQKPTGEDYKKMSNDIMNHVFALKKEGI from the coding sequence ATGTCGTTTTATAATTTTGCAAAGGGTGTAGGGAAATGCCTTGCAGCAGTGTTTTTTAAATTAGAAATAGAAGGGAAGTCAAATATTCCGTCAGGTGGAGGATATGTTGTTTGTTCTAATCATATTCACGTATTAGATCCAATTGCTATAGGTCTAGCATTTGACAGAGAAATGTATTATTTGGCAAAAAAAGAACTTTTTAAGAATAAGTTATTTTCGAAAGTTTTAGTTTCACTAGGTGGAATCCCAATAGATAGAGAAGGTACTGACTTGAAGGCTATAAAGCAATCACTTAAAGTGCTTAAAAATGATGAAATATTATTTGTATTCCCTGAGGGAACAAGAAATAAAACTGGAGAATATATTGAACCTAAACAAGGGGTTTCAGTACTAGCATGGAAAACTAAATCAAAAGTGGTACCTGTATATATAGATGCCAAGAAAAAGTATAAGTTATTTAGTAAGGTTGTAGTGAGGATTGGCGAACCTATAGACTATAGTGACTACTTTGATCAAAAACCTACTGGCGAAGACTATAAAAAAATGAGTAATGATATTATGAATCATGTTTTTGCTTTGAAGAAAGAGGGTATATAA
- a CDS encoding bifunctional 4-hydroxy-3-methylbut-2-enyl diphosphate reductase/30S ribosomal protein S1, which produces MRVVKATYSGFCYGVKKSIELVERTLSENEEVYSIGPVIHNAQIIEKLEESGLKVIDEKNLKTLYNRKVIIRAHGVAKAIYDQLVSQNCEIIDTTCPNVKLIQEKVESYSLEGYQVVIVGDFTHPEVIGIKGWSKNDTFIVKNPSECDKIEIGEKVLVVSQTTNKESVFWDCANRILEKQSKAVVLNTICDATEKRQNACMQLAKSSDAMIIIGGYHSSNTKKLKEIASLNCENVFHIERACELDLAEIMNYEIIGVIAGASTPDWIIEEVVNKMNNMENNDMMKMMEEYEKGMSAIRPGEVVEGTVIIVNDNEAMINIGYKADGIIAKDELTEDPDAKASDILKEGDTVKVLILRMSDEDGNVVLSKKRVDNIVNWEELEKMYNENEYVDAKVVKTTKGGVIAIVNNVSGFIPASLLSTRFVKDLESYVNREFKVKIKEIDTKRNRLILSRKEIEKIEDDARKEKVFSKLEEGMTREGEVVRLADFGAFVDIDGVDGLIHISEMSWGRIKHPSEILKVGQKVQVYVISFDKSKEKISLSLKKTLPNPWSLVEENYPVNSTVEGVVRRMTDFGAFVELEPGIDGLVHVSQIAYERVNKPSDVLSVGEKVNVKVLSIDLEEKKISLSIKETLEKPVVETEEVVEVKKEEEPTSYTTEEPEVTIGDMMNQK; this is translated from the coding sequence ATGAGAGTGGTAAAAGCGACATATAGTGGATTTTGTTATGGAGTAAAAAAATCTATAGAACTTGTTGAAAGAACACTTTCTGAAAATGAAGAGGTATATTCTATAGGACCAGTTATTCATAATGCGCAGATTATAGAAAAATTAGAAGAAAGCGGATTAAAAGTAATTGATGAAAAAAATCTAAAAACCTTGTATAATAGAAAAGTGATTATTAGAGCTCATGGTGTAGCAAAGGCAATTTATGATCAATTAGTATCACAAAATTGTGAAATTATAGATACAACTTGTCCTAATGTGAAACTTATACAAGAAAAGGTAGAATCCTACAGTTTAGAGGGTTATCAGGTTGTTATAGTTGGTGATTTTACTCATCCAGAAGTGATTGGTATAAAAGGTTGGAGTAAAAATGATACATTTATAGTTAAAAATCCTTCAGAATGTGATAAAATAGAAATTGGTGAAAAAGTGTTGGTAGTTTCTCAAACTACCAACAAAGAAAGTGTCTTTTGGGATTGTGCAAATCGCATATTAGAAAAACAGTCAAAGGCAGTTGTTTTAAATACTATCTGTGATGCTACAGAAAAGAGACAAAACGCCTGTATGCAATTGGCAAAATCATCAGATGCCATGATTATAATAGGAGGCTATCATAGTTCTAATACTAAAAAGTTAAAAGAGATAGCCAGTTTGAACTGCGAAAATGTATTTCACATTGAAAGAGCATGTGAGCTAGATTTGGCAGAAATTATGAATTATGAAATCATTGGTGTAATTGCGGGAGCATCTACACCTGATTGGATAATCGAGGAGGTTGTTAACAAGATGAACAATATGGAAAACAATGACATGATGAAAATGATGGAAGAATATGAAAAAGGCATGTCAGCAATCAGACCAGGAGAAGTAGTAGAAGGAACAGTTATTATTGTCAATGACAATGAGGCAATGATTAATATTGGCTATAAAGCAGATGGTATTATTGCAAAAGATGAATTAACAGAAGATCCAGATGCTAAGGCATCAGATATATTAAAAGAAGGAGACACTGTTAAAGTATTGATTCTTAGAATGAGCGACGAAGATGGTAATGTTGTTTTATCTAAGAAAAGAGTTGACAATATTGTTAACTGGGAAGAATTAGAAAAAATGTATAACGAGAACGAATATGTTGATGCTAAAGTGGTTAAAACTACTAAAGGTGGGGTAATAGCTATAGTAAATAATGTAAGTGGGTTTATTCCTGCTTCATTGTTATCAACTCGTTTTGTAAAAGATTTAGAAAGCTATGTAAATAGAGAATTCAAAGTTAAAATTAAAGAAATTGATACTAAGAGAAATCGTCTAATTCTTTCTAGAAAAGAAATTGAAAAGATTGAAGACGATGCAAGAAAAGAAAAAGTATTCTCTAAATTAGAAGAAGGAATGACTAGAGAAGGTGAAGTTGTTAGATTAGCTGACTTTGGTGCATTTGTTGATATCGATGGTGTTGATGGTCTAATCCACATTTCAGAAATGTCGTGGGGAAGAATTAAGCACCCAAGCGAAATTCTTAAAGTTGGACAAAAAGTTCAGGTTTATGTTATTTCATTCGATAAGTCTAAAGAGAAAATTTCTTTGAGCTTGAAGAAAACTCTTCCAAATCCTTGGTCATTAGTAGAAGAAAACTACCCAGTGAACTCTACTGTAGAAGGTGTTGTTCGTAGAATGACAGATTTCGGTGCTTTCGTTGAGTTAGAGCCAGGAATCGATGGTTTGGTCCATGTTTCACAAATTGCATACGAGAGAGTTAACAAGCCAAGCGATGTATTATCAGTTGGTGAAAAAGTTAATGTAAAAGTACTTAGCATTGATTTAGAAGAAAAGAAAATCAGCTTAAGTATTAAAGAAACATTAGAAAAGCCAGTTGTTGAAACAGAAGAAGTTGTAGAAGTAAAAAAAGAAGAAGAGCCAACTAGCTATACTACAGAAGAGCCAGAAGTAACTATTGGCGATATGATGAATCAAAAATAA
- a CDS encoding protein-glutamate O-methyltransferase CheR yields MDKYEAFKRDINKLIGLDLSSYKEKQMKRRIASLVSRNKYKDFDDYFIGLKNDKKLFDEFINYLTINVSEFYRNPKQWEALDKIIVPKLKSENRGKLKVWSSASSTGEEPYSLVMMLSRFFDLKDIQIDATDLDLGAIEKANMGIYNEKSLKNIPSDLKKKYFEKVGSSYKISDDIKKCVKFKQMNLLKDPYPKGYHLILCRNVMIYFTEEAKAEMYHKFNKSLTDDGVFFVGSTEQIIMPERYNFEPVQTFFYKKKK; encoded by the coding sequence ATGGATAAATACGAAGCGTTTAAAAGGGATATAAATAAGCTTATTGGACTAGATTTATCGTCTTATAAAGAAAAGCAAATGAAGCGAAGAATTGCTTCACTAGTGTCTCGTAATAAATACAAGGATTTTGATGATTATTTCATTGGTCTGAAAAATGATAAGAAACTTTTCGACGAATTTATAAACTATTTGACAATTAATGTATCAGAGTTTTATAGAAACCCTAAGCAATGGGAAGCTTTAGATAAAATTATAGTGCCTAAGCTTAAAAGTGAAAATAGAGGTAAGCTGAAAGTCTGGAGTAGTGCCTCTTCAACAGGTGAGGAGCCTTATTCACTAGTTATGATGCTTTCTAGATTCTTTGATTTGAAAGATATTCAAATTGATGCTACGGATTTGGATTTAGGAGCAATAGAAAAGGCAAATATGGGAATATATAATGAGAAGAGTCTTAAAAATATTCCTAGTGATTTGAAGAAAAAATATTTTGAAAAAGTTGGTAGTTCATACAAAATTTCAGATGATATAAAGAAATGTGTCAAATTTAAACAAATGAATTTGCTGAAGGATCCTTATCCAAAGGGATATCATTTGATACTGTGTCGAAATGTTATGATTTATTTTACAGAAGAAGCGAAAGCGGAGATGTACCACAAATTCAATAAATCGCTTACTGACGATGGAGTATTCTTTGTGGGAAGTACAGAGCAAATTATCATGCCAGAGCGTTATAATTTTGAGCCTGTACAGACATTTTTCTACAAAAAGAAAAAGTAA
- a CDS encoding sigma 54-interacting transcriptional regulator has protein sequence MIFEYEGIKNRAVLNRDFITFDENCKVAHAIKVMLASGNREMLITNREGFLIGVVTLQDLREFFSKGPQQEMILSDIMTKNLITAELEQSLSDTRNLMIRNKIGLIPIISENKIVGIIREREILDNFYTEMEKDLKRLANVVNIMHEAVCLLDKNGKVLIWNDNAAKLYGIPTEKILGNNINDFFPDAINARVLITKEAVNSLYHSPKEGSHVIVNAEPIFINGEFGGVVTTDRDVSEVKELSLKLANATDQMDFLKKQVKNISDDNFGRVIGRSKAILEQVNIAKQVAKSNASILVTGESGTGKEVFARSIHDYCFDDMKDSLFVPINCSAIPNELFESELFGYEAGAFTGASKKGKMGMFELANNGTIFLDEIGDMPLFMQAKLLRVLQERKLKRVGGEKFIDINARIISATNKDLAKMVEEGTFREDLYYRLNVIELKLPPLRDRKGDILLLVDQLVKDEAIKNNKKIHEITPEAMEILTKYRWKGNIRELKNTIEYLVVLSTNGVLSENLIPLEIRNEVKSYKKDENDTIINSKIDKNFDLNHYLEEQEKNIIRETLEFCKGNKAKTAKILKIPRATLYYKIDQYSISVDK, from the coding sequence ATGATATTCGAATATGAAGGGATAAAAAATAGAGCTGTTTTGAATAGAGATTTTATTACATTTGATGAAAACTGCAAAGTGGCTCATGCAATAAAAGTTATGTTAGCTAGTGGCAATAGAGAAATGTTAATAACTAATAGAGAAGGTTTTTTGATAGGTGTAGTTACACTTCAAGATTTGCGAGAATTTTTTAGTAAGGGACCTCAGCAAGAGATGATTTTGAGCGATATAATGACTAAAAATCTTATTACAGCTGAATTAGAACAGTCACTTTCAGATACTAGAAATTTGATGATAAGAAATAAGATAGGTTTAATTCCTATAATTAGTGAAAATAAAATAGTAGGAATAATACGAGAACGAGAGATATTAGATAATTTTTATACTGAAATGGAAAAAGATTTAAAGAGACTTGCAAATGTTGTAAATATAATGCACGAAGCAGTATGTTTATTGGACAAGAATGGAAAGGTTTTGATTTGGAATGATAATGCGGCTAAACTTTATGGTATTCCAACAGAAAAAATACTTGGAAATAATATAAATGATTTTTTTCCAGATGCTATAAACGCTAGAGTTCTTATAACTAAAGAAGCTGTAAATAGTTTATATCATTCACCGAAAGAAGGATCACATGTAATAGTAAATGCTGAGCCCATATTTATAAATGGAGAATTTGGTGGAGTAGTTACAACAGATCGTGATGTAAGTGAGGTAAAAGAGCTCTCACTAAAACTTGCAAATGCAACTGATCAGATGGATTTTTTGAAAAAGCAAGTAAAAAATATAAGCGATGATAATTTTGGAAGAGTTATAGGTCGTTCGAAGGCTATACTTGAACAAGTCAATATTGCAAAGCAAGTAGCTAAGTCAAATGCATCAATACTTGTAACGGGTGAAAGTGGTACAGGTAAAGAAGTATTTGCAAGATCTATTCATGATTATTGTTTCGATGACATGAAAGATAGTTTGTTTGTGCCTATAAACTGTAGTGCTATACCAAATGAGCTATTTGAAAGTGAATTGTTTGGATATGAAGCAGGTGCATTTACTGGAGCTAGTAAGAAGGGTAAGATGGGAATGTTTGAACTAGCAAATAACGGAACTATATTTTTAGATGAGATTGGAGATATGCCTCTTTTTATGCAAGCAAAGCTCCTCAGAGTTTTACAAGAAAGAAAGCTTAAGAGAGTTGGGGGAGAAAAATTTATAGATATAAATGCTAGAATTATATCAGCTACCAACAAGGATTTAGCTAAAATGGTAGAAGAAGGAACATTTAGAGAAGATTTATACTATAGATTAAATGTAATAGAACTTAAATTACCGCCGCTGAGAGATAGGAAAGGCGACATATTACTTTTAGTGGATCAATTAGTAAAAGATGAAGCCATCAAAAATAACAAAAAGATACATGAGATTACACCTGAAGCTATGGAAATTTTGACAAAGTATAGGTGGAAGGGGAATATTAGAGAATTGAAGAATACTATTGAATATTTGGTAGTGCTGTCAACTAATGGTGTTCTTTCAGAGAATTTAATTCCACTTGAAATTAGAAATGAAGTGAAATCTTATAAAAAAGATGAAAATGATACTATTATTAATTCAAAAATAGATAAAAATTTTGATTTAAATCATTATTTAGAGGAACAAGAAAAAAATATTATAAGAGAAACGCTTGAATTTTGTAAGGGAAATAAGGCTAAAACTGCAAAAATCTTAAAAATCCCACGCGCTACGCTTTATTATAAAATAGATCAGTACAGCATAAGTGTCGATAAATAG
- the prdC gene encoding proline reductase-associated electron transfer protein PrdC, whose translation MNIVLMLKQHVGAPCKAIVDAGDHVKKGQLVAEPQGLGANIHSSVYGVVESVDEMQIIIKADDEQPEEYVKLKKTDDYLELIREAGIVGAGGAGFPTAIKYKTDLKGGCVIANAAECEPILDHNTKMMELHPEYVVEGLKYVMEITNADKGYIAIKPVHKKACIAMGRACKNEPNIEVKFLPNMYPAGDERVIVREIMGVELEPGQLPLEANAVISNVETLKNVYFAIKDRKPVITKDVTVGGRVVDAIEGKVFFDQPLGMPVGHYIETAGGYIEPHGEIVIGGPFTGKKGEESTPLTKTSGGILVAMPFPQETRKVGILECECGANEARLREIAEEMGAEVVSTAKCKRMVEVNGRYRCDKPGCCPGQAETILGLRKEGAEVVLTATCQDUTNTVMKVAPRLGIPVYHSTDHTLRASGHKLYRKSK comes from the coding sequence ATGAATATAGTATTGATGCTAAAACAGCATGTTGGAGCACCTTGCAAAGCAATAGTTGATGCTGGCGATCATGTTAAAAAAGGTCAATTAGTAGCAGAGCCTCAGGGATTAGGTGCAAATATACATTCTAGTGTTTATGGTGTAGTTGAGTCTGTAGATGAAATGCAAATCATCATAAAGGCAGATGATGAACAGCCGGAAGAGTATGTGAAACTTAAAAAAACTGATGACTATCTTGAATTGATTAGAGAAGCAGGTATCGTTGGTGCTGGTGGAGCTGGTTTTCCAACTGCAATTAAATATAAAACTGATTTAAAAGGTGGATGTGTTATAGCTAATGCCGCAGAATGTGAACCTATACTTGATCACAATACAAAGATGATGGAATTGCATCCAGAATATGTTGTAGAAGGTCTTAAGTATGTAATGGAAATTACAAATGCAGATAAAGGATATATTGCTATAAAACCAGTCCACAAGAAAGCTTGTATCGCGATGGGACGAGCATGTAAGAATGAGCCTAACATTGAAGTTAAGTTCCTTCCTAATATGTATCCAGCAGGAGATGAAAGAGTTATAGTTAGAGAAATTATGGGCGTTGAATTAGAACCTGGGCAATTACCTCTTGAAGCAAATGCTGTTATCTCAAATGTTGAAACACTTAAAAATGTTTACTTTGCGATAAAAGATAGAAAACCTGTTATAACTAAGGATGTTACTGTAGGAGGAAGAGTAGTTGATGCAATTGAAGGAAAAGTTTTCTTTGATCAACCGCTTGGTATGCCTGTAGGACACTATATAGAAACTGCTGGTGGTTATATTGAGCCACATGGCGAAATAGTTATTGGAGGACCTTTTACTGGTAAAAAAGGTGAAGAGTCGACTCCGCTTACTAAAACTAGTGGTGGTATTTTAGTAGCTATGCCATTCCCACAAGAAACAAGAAAAGTAGGTATTTTGGAATGTGAATGTGGGGCAAATGAAGCTCGTCTTCGAGAAATTGCAGAAGAAATGGGAGCTGAAGTTGTTTCTACAGCTAAATGTAAGAGAATGGTTGAAGTAAACGGCAGATACCGCTGTGATAAGCCTGGATGTTGTCCGGGACAAGCTGAAACAATACTTGGTCTTCGTAAAGAAGGTGCTGAGGTTGTATTGACTGCTACTTGTCAGGATTGAACGAATACTGTTATGAAAGTGGCTCCTAGGTTAGGAATCCCCGTATATCACAGTACCGATCACACACTGAGAGCAAGTGGTCACAAGCTTTATAGAAAAAGTAAATAG